The segment TGACGTCGTCGGGGTCGTCGGCGAGCTCGCGGGCCATGCGCTCGGCGACGCCGTCGACCTGGCCGGCGAAGCCGTAGAGGATGCCGGACTGCATGGCCTCGATGGTGTTCTTGCCGATGACGCTGCGGGGGCGGGTGAGCTCGACCTTGCGCAGTTGCGCGCCGCGGGCGCCGAGGGCGTCGACGGAGATCTCGATGCCAGGGGCGATGGCTCCGCCCGCGTACTCGCCGCGGGCGGTGACGGCGTCGAAGGTGGTGGCGGTGCCGAAGTCGACGACGATGCAGGGGCCGCCGTACAGGTGGACGGCGGCGGCGGAGTTGATGACGCGGTCGGAGCCGACTTCCTTGGGGTTGTCGGTGAGGACGGGGATGCCGGTCTTGACCCCGGGCTCGACCAGGACGGCGGGGACGTCGCCGTAGTAGCGGCGGGTGACCTCGCGCATCTCGTGAAAGACGGAGGGCACGGTGGAGCAGATGGCGATGCCGTCGATGCCGTCGCCGAGCTCCTCGCCGAGCAGCGGGTGCATGCCCATGAGGCCGTTGAGGAGGACGGCGATCTCGTCGGCGGTGCGGCGCTGGTCGGTGGAGATGCGCCAGTGCTCGACGATCTCCTCACCGTCGAAGAGACCGAGGACGGTGTGGGTGTTGCCGACGTCGATGGTGAGGAGCATCAGTTACCCGTACGCAGATCGAGGCCGATGTCGAGGATCGGGGAGGAGTGGGTGAGGCCTCCGACCGCCAGGTAGTCCACGCCGGTGTCGGCGTACGCGCGGGCGTTGGCGAGGGTGAGGCGGCCGGAGGACTCCAGGGCGGCCCGGCCGGCGACCAGGGCGACGGCCTCCTCGGTCTCGGCAGGGGTGAAGTTGTCCAGCAGGATCAGGTCGGCGCCCGCGTCCAGCACCTCGCGGACCTGGTGAAGGGTGTCGACCTCGACCTCGATGTCCAGGTCGGGGAACTCCTCGCGGACGGCCTTGAAGGCGTTGGCCACGCCGCCCGCCGCGATCACGTGGTTGTCCTTGACGAGCGCCGCGTCGGACAGCGACATGCGGTGGTTGACGCCGCCGCCGCAGCGGACCGCGTACTTTTCCAGCGCGCGCAGGCCGGGAGTCGTCTTGCGCGTGTCGCGCACGCGGGCCTTGGTGCCCTCCAGGGCGTCCACCCACTCGCGGGTCGCGGTGGCGATGCCGGACAGGCGGCAGAGCAGGTTGAGCGCGCTGCGCTCGCCGGTCAGCAGGTCGCGGGTGCGGGAGCGTACGGAGAGCAGCACCTGGCCGGCCTCGACCGGGTCGCCGTCCTCGACGTGGCGCTCGACCTCGAACTCGTCGGTGCAGACCACGGACAGGATCGCCTCGGCGATGCGCAGGCCGGACACCACGCCCGCCTCGCGGGCGGTGAAGTCGCCGGTCGCGACGGCGTCCTCGGGGACGGTGGCCACGGTCGTGACGTCCACACCGCCGTCCAGGTCCTCGGCGATCGCCAGGTTCGCGATGTCC is part of the Streptomyces sp. NBC_01262 genome and harbors:
- a CDS encoding type III pantothenate kinase, encoding MLLTIDVGNTHTVLGLFDGEEIVEHWRISTDQRRTADEIAVLLNGLMGMHPLLGEELGDGIDGIAICSTVPSVFHEMREVTRRYYGDVPAVLVEPGVKTGIPVLTDNPKEVGSDRVINSAAAVHLYGGPCIVVDFGTATTFDAVTARGEYAGGAIAPGIEISVDALGARGAQLRKVELTRPRSVIGKNTIEAMQSGILYGFAGQVDGVAERMARELADDPDDVTVIATGGLAPLVLGESTTIDVHEPWLTLIGLRLVYERNVATT
- the nadC gene encoding carboxylating nicotinate-nucleotide diphosphorylase codes for the protein MSTPELPLLPPEQTAGGCGDDCGCAGGSEEAYECGLDPALAQLLADAGLDPIEVEDIANLAIAEDLDGGVDVTTVATVPEDAVATGDFTAREAGVVSGLRIAEAILSVVCTDEFEVERHVEDGDPVEAGQVLLSVRSRTRDLLTGERSALNLLCRLSGIATATREWVDALEGTKARVRDTRKTTPGLRALEKYAVRCGGGVNHRMSLSDAALVKDNHVIAAGGVANAFKAVREEFPDLDIEVEVDTLHQVREVLDAGADLILLDNFTPAETEEAVALVAGRAALESSGRLTLANARAYADTGVDYLAVGGLTHSSPILDIGLDLRTGN